From Pelosinus fermentans DSM 17108, the proteins below share one genomic window:
- the lpxB gene encoding lipid-A-disaccharide synthase — protein sequence MCKIMISVGEASGDLHGASVAHALKAIQPNIKMFGMGGKAMAEAGVDIVYDIADLGVIGFVEVIKNLPRLFKLRDDLAELMEQEKPDALVIIDYADFNMRLAKIAKEKGIPVISYISPSVWAWRKGRAKEVAKIVEKVAAIFPFEAEVYKEAGANVTFVGHPLLDIVKPTMSKPEAYQYFEADSEKPIVLLLPGSRQQEIISLLPVMLAAGEKIAEKVPECQFFLPVASTISREMLHSMIKPYKINVVLTQKNTYDLMNIGNVAIAASGTVTLEAALLNLPTVIIYKLAMFTYLLGKLLVKIPYISLPNIIAGRKVVPELLQSAVTADNIANETIPILLDSHLHENMLQDLAEVKRKLGEVGAVERVAKEILTVAKGQGLSGGQR from the coding sequence ATGTGTAAAATCATGATTTCAGTAGGAGAAGCATCAGGTGATTTGCATGGGGCCAGTGTTGCTCATGCATTAAAAGCCATACAACCTAACATCAAAATGTTTGGCATGGGCGGCAAGGCGATGGCAGAGGCTGGTGTGGATATTGTGTATGACATTGCCGATTTAGGTGTTATCGGCTTTGTGGAAGTCATAAAAAACCTGCCGAGATTATTTAAACTGCGCGATGATCTGGCCGAACTCATGGAACAGGAGAAACCTGATGCCCTAGTCATTATTGATTATGCTGACTTTAATATGCGATTGGCTAAAATTGCCAAAGAAAAAGGTATTCCTGTAATATCTTATATTAGTCCTTCCGTCTGGGCATGGAGGAAAGGCAGAGCAAAAGAAGTCGCCAAAATTGTAGAAAAAGTGGCGGCTATTTTTCCATTTGAAGCGGAGGTTTATAAAGAGGCTGGAGCGAATGTTACTTTTGTAGGACATCCATTGCTCGATATTGTCAAACCAACCATGTCAAAGCCAGAGGCTTATCAATACTTTGAAGCTGATTCCGAAAAGCCAATTGTCCTGCTATTACCAGGCAGCCGCCAACAGGAAATCATCAGTTTATTACCTGTTATGCTTGCAGCTGGGGAGAAAATAGCAGAAAAGGTACCAGAATGTCAATTTTTTCTGCCAGTGGCTTCGACAATTTCCCGGGAAATGCTGCATAGTATGATCAAACCATATAAAATAAACGTTGTTTTAACGCAAAAGAACACGTATGATTTGATGAATATTGGCAATGTAGCGATTGCAGCTTCCGGTACAGTTACCCTAGAGGCAGCTTTATTAAACCTGCCTACCGTAATTATATACAAATTAGCAATGTTTACTTACCTTTTGGGTAAGTTATTAGTGAAAATCCCATACATCAGCCTGCCTAACATTATTGCGGGACGTAAGGTAGTACCAGAATTATTGCAGTCTGCAGTAACAGCAGATAATATTGCGAATGAAACAATACCTATATTATTGGATTCCCATTTGCATGAGAACATGCTGCAGGACTTGGCTGAGGTAAAACGCAAGCTGGGTGAGGTTGGTGCTGTTGAGCGTGTAGCAAAGGAAATTTTAACCGTAGCTAAAGGTCAAGGGTTAAGTGGAGGACAAAGATGA
- the msbA gene encoding lipid A export permease/ATP-binding protein MsbA, with amino-acid sequence MTTYMRLIQYIRPYLPRMVVAVLCIILAASATLYVPWILRDVIDEVLTTKNMSMLNTITIGIVIVYFLRGIFFFGQTYLMSYIGQKIIIDIRGDVYKHMQRLSLSYFEKRQTGKVMSYITNDVAAVQGALVESMIELLTEGMTLIGSLGAMFYLHWKLSFLTLVTLPLVGQAIKIFGKKLRTSSRTVQERTADITSFLQESISSVRIIKSFAREDYEIDRFQKENSHNFRAQMKNSQIMATLTPVIEFLAAIGVTLIIWYGGKEVIDNNLTAGSLIAFLMYAINLTNPLKRLSRVYGNIQKALSAADRVFEVLDTKPEIEDMPGAIALPTIDGYVALNNVTFEYKAGEPALRQVNLKVTPGQVVAIVGPSGAGKTTIANLIPRFYDTTDGNITIDGIDIKTVTLQSLREQIGIVPQETILFNGSAYDNILYGKLDAGHDEVMNAAKAANAHEFIINMPDGYDTQIGERGSKLSGGQRQRISIARAILKNPRVLILDEATSALDTESEKLVQEAVDKLMIGRTSFVIAHRLSTIQRADLIVVMEKGKIAEQGTHAELLSADGLYSKLYQVQFEKR; translated from the coding sequence ATGACAACCTATATGCGCCTGATACAATATATAAGGCCCTACTTACCGCGAATGGTCGTAGCCGTTCTTTGTATCATCTTAGCGGCAAGTGCCACTTTATATGTCCCTTGGATATTACGAGATGTAATTGATGAGGTGCTGACAACAAAAAATATGTCAATGCTCAATACGATTACAATTGGCATTGTGATTGTATATTTTCTGCGAGGCATTTTTTTCTTCGGACAAACCTATCTCATGTCCTATATTGGACAGAAAATCATTATAGACATTCGCGGAGACGTGTACAAGCATATGCAGCGCCTGTCTTTATCGTATTTTGAAAAGCGTCAGACAGGTAAAGTTATGAGTTATATTACGAATGATGTAGCTGCAGTACAAGGTGCTTTGGTGGAGAGTATGATTGAACTGCTTACCGAGGGGATGACCTTAATTGGATCATTGGGAGCGATGTTTTATCTTCACTGGAAACTATCTTTTTTGACACTGGTGACTTTGCCGTTAGTAGGGCAGGCAATTAAGATTTTTGGCAAAAAATTACGAACATCCAGCAGGACTGTCCAGGAAAGGACGGCCGACATTACCTCTTTTTTACAGGAAAGTATTTCCTCGGTACGAATCATTAAATCCTTTGCCAGAGAAGACTATGAAATAGACCGTTTCCAAAAGGAAAATAGTCATAATTTTAGAGCGCAAATGAAGAACTCTCAAATTATGGCGACTCTAACTCCCGTCATTGAATTTTTGGCTGCCATTGGCGTTACCTTAATTATATGGTACGGAGGAAAAGAAGTTATTGATAATAACTTGACAGCTGGTTCATTGATTGCCTTTTTAATGTATGCAATCAATTTGACTAATCCCCTTAAACGCTTAAGTCGCGTATACGGCAATATTCAAAAGGCGTTATCTGCCGCGGATCGAGTATTTGAAGTCCTTGATACCAAGCCAGAAATCGAAGATATGCCAGGTGCCATTGCATTGCCAACCATAGATGGGTATGTAGCATTAAATAATGTAACTTTTGAATATAAAGCAGGTGAACCTGCCTTACGTCAAGTGAACCTTAAGGTCACTCCAGGTCAGGTAGTGGCAATTGTAGGGCCAAGCGGTGCAGGAAAAACCACCATTGCCAATTTGATACCAAGGTTTTATGATACGACTGATGGCAATATTACCATTGACGGTATTGATATAAAGACAGTGACCTTACAATCCCTGCGAGAACAAATTGGCATTGTTCCCCAAGAGACGATTTTGTTTAATGGCAGTGCATATGATAATATTTTATATGGGAAATTAGATGCTGGTCATGACGAAGTTATGAATGCTGCTAAAGCGGCCAACGCTCATGAGTTTATCATCAATATGCCTGACGGCTATGATACGCAAATTGGCGAGCGGGGCTCAAAGTTATCCGGTGGTCAAAGGCAGCGCATTTCCATTGCCAGAGCGATTTTGAAAAACCCCCGGGTGCTGATCTTGGATGAAGCCACATCAGCATTGGATACAGAAAGTGAAAAATTAGTGCAAGAAGCGGTGGATAAATTAATGATCGGGCGGACATCCTTTGTGATTGCCCATCGTTTGTCTACTATACAGCGTGCCGATTTAATTGTAGTCATGGAAAAGGGAAAAATTGCTGAGCAGGGAACTCATGCAGAACTTTTATCAGCAGATGGCTTATACAGTAAGTTATATCAAGTTCAGTTTGAAAAACGGTAA
- a CDS encoding 3-deoxy-D-manno-octulosonic acid transferase gives MHFLYNLLVTLLVVLAAPVFLFRFIREEGFGRRLRQSFGFIPEEELAPVLQKDCIWLHAASVGEIVAASPIIKEISHELPDKPILISVVTSSGYDMAKRIIKDADSIVFFPLDLPYLSHSVVKRVRPSVFLLVETELWPNFLKAARHFSIPVMMVNGRISDKSVERYHYMRSMLKSMLNTVEKFCMQSTIDAQYIIRLGADVQRVVVTGNTKFDQTYTNVTPEEQQTLRQGMGIEETVPVLVAGSTHPGEEEMLLTAFQKVRESYPSAKLLIAPRDIIRSEEIVNLAETYGFKGILRTKFSQQSREQHDIIVLDTIGELGKVYSIGITIYVGGSLVPRGGHNILEPAAHGKPILVGPHMFNFKETYALFSGRQACVTVYDAETLGTTFLELLNNEELRLKMSQETLTIIEENRGASRKSVMYLKELLGRIN, from the coding sequence ATGCATTTTCTTTACAATTTATTAGTTACATTGCTTGTTGTACTGGCTGCTCCAGTATTCCTCTTCCGTTTTATTCGTGAAGAAGGATTTGGCCGGCGCTTACGGCAAAGTTTTGGCTTTATACCAGAAGAAGAGCTGGCACCGGTGCTGCAAAAGGATTGCATTTGGCTGCACGCAGCATCAGTAGGTGAGATTGTTGCAGCAAGCCCCATTATAAAAGAGATTAGTCATGAACTTCCTGATAAGCCCATATTAATATCTGTAGTAACTTCCAGCGGGTATGACATGGCTAAAAGAATTATTAAAGATGCAGACAGCATTGTCTTCTTCCCTTTGGATCTGCCCTATCTTAGCCATAGCGTGGTGAAACGGGTTCGGCCCAGTGTGTTCTTATTGGTGGAAACGGAATTGTGGCCTAACTTTTTAAAGGCTGCAAGACATTTTTCTATCCCTGTTATGATGGTGAATGGCAGAATCAGCGATAAAAGTGTGGAACGATATCATTATATGCGCAGCATGCTAAAAAGTATGTTGAATACTGTGGAGAAATTCTGCATGCAATCTACCATTGATGCCCAGTATATTATTCGTTTGGGGGCAGATGTACAGCGTGTTGTTGTTACGGGTAACACAAAATTTGATCAAACGTATACCAATGTTACCCCGGAAGAACAGCAAACCCTGCGTCAGGGAATGGGTATTGAAGAAACAGTTCCTGTTTTGGTGGCGGGAAGTACCCATCCTGGAGAAGAAGAAATGTTACTTACTGCTTTTCAAAAGGTGCGGGAATCCTACCCCAGTGCAAAGCTTTTAATTGCACCACGGGATATTATACGCAGTGAAGAAATTGTTAACTTAGCTGAAACCTATGGTTTTAAAGGAATACTCAGGACTAAATTTTCTCAGCAGTCCCGTGAGCAGCATGATATTATTGTGCTGGATACCATTGGAGAGTTGGGGAAGGTATATAGCATTGGTATCACTATTTACGTAGGAGGCAGCCTTGTGCCGCGAGGGGGTCACAACATTCTGGAACCTGCAGCCCATGGCAAACCGATTTTGGTTGGTCCTCATATGTTTAATTTCAAAGAAACCTATGCATTATTTTCTGGCAGGCAGGCATGTGTGACAGTATATGATGCGGAAACGTTGGGGACAACGTTTTTAGAGCTTTTAAATAATGAAGAATTACGGTTAAAGATGTCTCAAGAAACATTGACGATTATTGAAGAAAATCGTGGAGCTTCGCGCAAAAGTGTGATGTATCTAAAAGAGTTATTGGGACGAATAAATTGA
- the lpxK gene encoding tetraacyldisaccharide 4'-kinase: protein MRQREEIQLYLYRLIHGEEPGILTDFLLGVLHIFSVIYGWAVLCKLALYKYGILRQHKLNCHVISLGNITVGGTGKTPTAQRLATIIRDMGYRVVILNRGYRAGWRGQIGLVSDGEKIYMSAAEAGDEAYLLAKSLPKVSVVIGSNRIITGEYAVNELKADVIILDDGFQHWQLARDLDIVLIDSLNMFGNQFMLPRGTLREPLSNLSRAQIFLLTKIDQSSLEAREMIYSTLDQYNKKALVVESIHKPRCFVEIEEWYKGTIGRKNVPLESVRGHKVLAFSAIGNPSSFEQTILDLGVSDVCGVRYVDHHDYTMAEMQYIMQKAVDENVYALVTTEKDAVKIPAEFIHSDRPLPLYVLSIAVFFTEGYEDLMGLIKKVENKQDAAEI, encoded by the coding sequence ATGCGCCAACGTGAAGAAATACAACTTTATTTATATCGATTAATACATGGTGAAGAACCAGGCATTCTTACAGATTTTCTGCTGGGTGTACTGCATATTTTCTCTGTTATTTATGGCTGGGCTGTGCTTTGTAAGCTAGCCTTATATAAGTATGGAATTTTAAGGCAGCACAAGCTGAATTGCCATGTGATTAGTCTGGGGAATATTACAGTAGGCGGAACTGGTAAAACTCCTACTGCTCAGCGATTGGCTACGATCATTCGGGACATGGGGTATCGAGTAGTCATTTTAAACCGCGGCTATCGGGCTGGGTGGAGAGGGCAGATTGGTTTGGTGTCAGATGGGGAAAAAATCTATATGTCGGCAGCGGAAGCTGGGGATGAAGCCTATTTGTTAGCAAAAAGCCTGCCTAAGGTTTCAGTAGTAATCGGGAGCAATCGCATTATTACAGGGGAATATGCTGTGAATGAGCTAAAGGCAGATGTTATTATCTTAGATGATGGATTTCAGCATTGGCAATTGGCACGTGATTTGGATATTGTATTAATTGATTCTCTCAACATGTTTGGCAATCAATTTATGCTGCCAAGGGGAACTCTGCGAGAACCTTTGTCCAATTTATCCCGGGCACAAATCTTTTTACTGACAAAAATCGATCAGTCAAGCCTTGAGGCGAGGGAAATGATTTATAGTACCTTGGATCAATACAATAAAAAGGCCTTAGTTGTGGAAAGTATTCATAAACCCCGGTGTTTCGTGGAAATTGAAGAATGGTATAAAGGAACAATAGGGCGTAAGAACGTGCCGTTAGAAAGTGTCCGGGGTCATAAAGTACTGGCTTTTTCGGCTATCGGCAACCCTTCTTCCTTTGAACAGACCATTTTGGATCTTGGCGTATCCGATGTATGCGGCGTAAGATATGTTGATCATCATGATTATACGATGGCAGAAATGCAGTATATTATGCAAAAAGCCGTAGATGAAAATGTATATGCCTTGGTTACCACAGAAAAAGACGCAGTAAAGATTCCTGCAGAATTCATTCACTCAGATCGTCCATTGCCTTTATATGTCCTGAGCATTGCTGTATTCTTTACAGAAGGCTATGAAGATCTAATGGGTTTAATTAAGAAAGTAGAAAATAAGCAGGATGCTGCTGAAATATGA
- the kdsB gene encoding 3-deoxy-manno-octulosonate cytidylyltransferase has translation MNIVCVIPARYSSTRLPGKPLADIAGKPMIQHVYERAALAKRPQRVIVATDHPLVLEAVKKFGGEVLLTSADHPTGTDRLAEVAEQCPDVDLIINVQGDEPMIEPEVIDQLASAFDNQPDLNMATLMTQMDTSEYQVPGAVKVITDLQGYALYFSRSLIPFPRVEVGLPVFKHIGIYAYRREFLLKYAKLAPTPLEKTESLEQLRALEHGYRIKVIETNFKSIGVDTLEDLEKVNLLLKN, from the coding sequence ATGAATATAGTATGTGTCATTCCAGCACGGTATTCATCAACTCGGCTTCCTGGTAAGCCCTTAGCGGATATAGCTGGCAAGCCAATGATACAACATGTATATGAAAGGGCTGCTCTGGCAAAGCGCCCCCAGCGTGTGATTGTGGCAACTGACCATCCGTTAGTATTAGAAGCAGTTAAAAAATTTGGCGGTGAGGTTTTGCTGACATCTGCGGATCATCCTACGGGCACCGACCGGCTGGCCGAAGTTGCAGAGCAATGTCCCGATGTGGATTTAATTATTAATGTCCAGGGGGACGAGCCTATGATCGAGCCAGAGGTGATTGATCAATTAGCCAGCGCTTTTGATAACCAGCCTGATCTCAATATGGCTACGTTAATGACTCAAATGGATACGAGTGAGTATCAGGTTCCAGGTGCCGTAAAAGTAATCACGGATTTACAAGGCTATGCCTTATATTTCTCTCGTTCCCTGATTCCTTTTCCTCGTGTGGAAGTCGGTTTGCCAGTCTTTAAGCATATCGGGATATATGCGTATCGGCGGGAATTTCTGCTGAAATATGCAAAATTAGCTCCAACCCCTTTAGAAAAGACGGAATCATTAGAACAATTACGAGCCCTGGAACATGGCTATCGCATAAAAGTAATCGAAACCAATTTCAAATCCATTGGCGTAGATACCCTAGAAGATTTGGAAAAAGTAAATTTGCTGTTAAAGAATTAG
- the kdsA gene encoding 3-deoxy-8-phosphooctulonate synthase — protein MNTVNIGSITVGAKNPIALIAGPCVIEGVERTLKIGKAIKEITDRLGIPYIFKASFDKANRSSYSSFRGPGLTEGLAILSHIKKELGVPVVSDIHSSEQVNPAAEVLDILQIPAFLCRQTDLLNDAAKTGKVINVKKGQFLAPNDMKNVVAKIREAGNENILLTERGASFGYNNLVADMRSLPIMRSFGYPIVFDATHSVQLPGGAGTTSSGQREFVPYLTRAAVAVGVDVLFMEVHDNPAEALSDGPNMLYIEQLEDLLKDVQALDNVVRKHK, from the coding sequence ATGAATACAGTTAATATTGGTTCTATTACAGTGGGGGCAAAAAATCCTATTGCTTTGATTGCCGGGCCTTGCGTGATTGAAGGAGTAGAGCGTACGCTAAAAATTGGTAAGGCGATCAAAGAAATCACGGATAGACTGGGTATTCCATATATCTTTAAAGCATCCTTTGATAAAGCCAATCGCTCCTCTTATTCCTCTTTTCGCGGGCCAGGTCTTACAGAAGGCTTAGCAATACTGAGCCACATCAAAAAAGAGCTGGGTGTTCCTGTCGTAAGTGATATTCATTCCAGTGAGCAAGTAAATCCTGCTGCAGAAGTATTGGATATCTTACAAATTCCAGCTTTCTTATGCCGTCAGACGGATTTACTAAATGATGCTGCAAAGACAGGGAAAGTCATTAATGTGAAAAAAGGGCAATTCTTAGCACCAAACGATATGAAAAATGTAGTTGCCAAAATTCGCGAGGCAGGCAATGAGAATATTCTTCTTACAGAGCGAGGTGCAAGCTTCGGCTATAATAACCTGGTTGCCGATATGCGCTCCTTGCCCATTATGCGTTCCTTTGGTTATCCGATTGTTTTTGATGCGACTCATAGTGTACAATTACCTGGAGGGGCAGGTACGACTTCAAGCGGACAGAGGGAATTTGTACCCTATCTGACTCGGGCAGCTGTAGCAGTAGGGGTTGATGTTTTATTTATGGAAGTTCATGATAATCCCGCCGAGGCGTTATCCGATGGACCTAACATGCTATATATTGAGCAACTAGAAGACTTGCTCAAAGATGTCCAAGCTCTCGACAATGTAGTCAGAAAACATAAGTAA
- a CDS encoding KpsF/GutQ family sugar-phosphate isomerase — MIIEQAKEVLAIEAAAIESLIPRINGQFTAAVTMILECSGRVIVTGMGKSGHIGRKIAATFASTGTPAYFLHPAEGIHGDLGMVTPNDIVLALSNSGETAEVVSIFPAIKRIGARIIVMCGCEDSTMGKNADVFLDTAVEREACPLGLAPTASAIATLAMGDALAIALLSERKFTPEDFAVFHPGGSLGRKLLLTVENVMHAGEDNPVVTLDKTVKEALFVITGKGLGATNVVDQQGHLVGIITDGDIRRGLEHGHEFLDKKVDSIMTKNPRTITANKLAAQALSVMEKNHPRPITVLPVVDEDNKTIGIIHLTDLLRQGVV, encoded by the coding sequence ATGATTATTGAACAAGCAAAAGAAGTATTGGCAATTGAGGCTGCAGCGATTGAGAGTCTGATTCCTCGAATCAATGGTCAATTTACAGCAGCGGTGACAATGATTTTAGAATGTTCAGGAAGAGTGATTGTTACGGGTATGGGAAAATCCGGTCATATTGGCAGAAAGATTGCTGCAACCTTTGCCAGTACAGGAACCCCTGCTTACTTTCTTCATCCTGCAGAAGGAATTCATGGAGATTTAGGGATGGTCACACCAAACGATATTGTACTGGCTTTATCAAATAGTGGTGAAACTGCAGAAGTAGTCAGCATCTTTCCTGCCATTAAGCGAATCGGTGCCAGGATTATTGTCATGTGTGGCTGCGAAGATTCTACAATGGGGAAAAATGCAGATGTTTTCTTAGATACAGCTGTGGAAAGAGAAGCGTGTCCATTAGGGCTAGCGCCAACAGCCAGTGCCATTGCAACATTGGCTATGGGGGATGCCTTGGCTATCGCTTTATTATCGGAACGTAAATTTACTCCAGAAGACTTTGCGGTCTTTCATCCAGGAGGTTCATTAGGCCGTAAATTACTCTTAACAGTGGAAAATGTAATGCATGCAGGAGAAGACAATCCTGTTGTTACTCTGGATAAAACAGTGAAGGAAGCCTTGTTTGTTATTACCGGCAAGGGGCTTGGTGCGACCAATGTTGTAGATCAGCAAGGTCATTTAGTGGGAATTATTACCGATGGGGATATTCGCAGAGGATTGGAACATGGTCACGAATTCTTGGATAAAAAGGTAGATAGTATCATGACTAAAAATCCTCGTACCATTACAGCCAATAAGTTAGCGGCTCAAGCTCTTTCTGTTATGGAAAAAAATCATCCTCGTCCCATTACGGTGCTGCCAGTGGTGGATGAAGATAATAAAACGATTGGTATTATTCACCTTACTGACTTATTACGTCAAGGAGTGGTATAA
- a CDS encoding KdsC family phosphatase, translating into MGIEARAKNTKLLVLDVDGVLTDGHIIFGRDGELMKNFHSHDGLGIALAHQAGMKTAIITGRESQIVHLRSIELKIMDVHQGARDKVEALSVLLTKYSLRSEEVAYVGDDLLDLSIMRQVGLACAVANAVPEVKQHAHFITTKQGGQGAVREVVEFILKTQGKWDDIINTYLQGGRIETKQ; encoded by the coding sequence ATGGGTATAGAAGCCCGTGCTAAAAATACTAAGCTTCTGGTGCTAGACGTAGATGGTGTACTGACAGATGGACATATTATCTTTGGCAGGGATGGCGAATTGATGAAGAATTTTCATTCTCATGATGGATTAGGCATTGCACTTGCACATCAAGCAGGCATGAAAACGGCTATCATCACGGGACGAGAAAGTCAAATCGTTCATTTGCGCAGCATTGAACTAAAAATTATGGATGTACACCAGGGAGCTAGGGATAAGGTAGAAGCGCTTTCTGTTTTGCTAACTAAATATAGCTTGCGCTCGGAGGAAGTAGCCTATGTAGGAGATGATTTGCTGGATCTGTCCATCATGAGACAAGTTGGCTTAGCCTGCGCAGTAGCCAATGCTGTACCGGAAGTCAAACAGCATGCTCACTTCATAACCACTAAGCAAGGCGGCCAAGGAGCCGTGAGAGAAGTGGTGGAATTCATTCTAAAAACCCAAGGCAAATGGGACGACATCATCAACACCTACTTGCAAGGCGGCAGAATAGAAACCAAACAATAG
- a CDS encoding lysophospholipid acyltransferase family protein translates to MSNAWQYYLLKVLSFLICLLPYKGVLWLGKILGKLYYRIAARQRRRALLQIQDSLGISLDDAQKHIDSLFVKLGQTFVEMLYMPALTLENLHQYITIENRHFLAEAVEQGRGVVLLTAHVGNWEWLGACLAMDGFPLAAVIKRQPNDQHTRILNEYREMAGIEIFARGTTELVSAARALKKGKILGFLADQDAGTTGLFIEFLGKMSSTPIGPTVFAKKFKAPVVPVFMVRKPEGGHRVIIHEPFYYEDTGNEVEDNYKITVKMTKIIENTIREYPDEWLWFQKRWNTAYSETDVKYEQSISPERIGKQA, encoded by the coding sequence ATGTCTAACGCTTGGCAGTACTATTTACTAAAAGTATTGAGTTTTTTAATCTGTTTATTACCGTATAAAGGTGTTTTATGGCTAGGGAAGATTCTGGGCAAACTATATTATCGTATTGCTGCACGGCAGAGGCGGCGAGCTTTACTGCAGATACAAGATTCGCTGGGAATTTCCTTAGATGATGCTCAAAAGCATATTGACAGCTTGTTTGTTAAATTGGGGCAAACCTTTGTAGAGATGCTGTATATGCCTGCTCTCACGTTAGAAAATTTGCATCAATATATTACGATAGAAAATCGTCATTTTCTTGCTGAAGCAGTAGAGCAAGGACGAGGTGTGGTTCTGCTTACGGCTCATGTGGGAAATTGGGAATGGCTGGGAGCTTGTTTGGCAATGGATGGTTTTCCACTGGCGGCTGTGATTAAGCGTCAGCCCAATGACCAGCATACCAGGATTTTAAATGAATACCGTGAAATGGCGGGGATTGAAATTTTTGCCCGGGGTACTACCGAATTAGTCAGTGCGGCTAGAGCCCTGAAAAAAGGTAAAATTCTTGGATTCTTAGCAGATCAGGATGCAGGTACTACGGGATTATTCATTGAATTTCTAGGTAAAATGTCTTCTACTCCAATCGGACCGACAGTATTTGCTAAAAAATTTAAGGCTCCCGTTGTACCGGTTTTTATGGTTCGTAAACCCGAAGGCGGTCATCGAGTTATCATTCATGAACCGTTTTATTATGAAGATACAGGTAATGAAGTAGAAGATAACTATAAAATTACAGTTAAGATGACGAAGATTATTGAAAATACCATTCGAGAATATCCTGATGAATGGCTATGGTTTCAAAAACGCTGGAATACAGCTTATTCTGAGACTGATGTGAAGTATGAGCAAAGTATATCCCCGGAAAGGATCGGTAAGCAGGCATGA
- the lptC gene encoding LPS export ABC transporter periplasmic protein LptC encodes MKKKAGMILACIIIAASGLYYFLKDEPLAQTPLEQPKDQQTSKLAYVGNSIVEQKDGKPLWELKAELIEIDVDTKNVQLKNLVGTFYQEKGGKIEITAPEAFLDSKTKDITMSVKVQATASDGTTFTANEARWSSTEQKVYGSGNVILTKDDTVLTGDKIESDSNMEKIKVFGNAKVVKGGVSR; translated from the coding sequence ATGAAAAAGAAAGCAGGAATGATTCTTGCCTGTATCATAATAGCAGCAAGTGGTTTGTATTACTTTTTAAAAGATGAACCTCTTGCTCAAACTCCTCTGGAGCAGCCAAAGGATCAGCAGACCTCGAAACTCGCTTATGTGGGAAATTCGATTGTGGAACAAAAGGATGGAAAACCCCTGTGGGAGCTAAAGGCTGAGCTCATTGAAATTGATGTGGATACAAAAAATGTACAACTAAAAAACCTGGTAGGAACCTTTTATCAGGAAAAAGGCGGTAAAATTGAAATCACAGCCCCAGAGGCATTTTTGGACAGTAAAACCAAGGACATTACCATGTCTGTAAAAGTGCAGGCGACAGCAAGTGACGGTACAACGTTTACAGCCAATGAGGCTCGTTGGTCGAGTACAGAACAAAAAGTATATGGTTCTGGTAATGTCATTCTTACGAAAGATGATACGGTGCTTACAGGGGATAAAATAGAGAGTGATTCCAATATGGAGAAAATAAAAGTGTTTGGCAATGCTAAGGTAGTAAAAGGAGGAGTGTCCAGATGA
- a CDS encoding LptA/OstA family protein, translating to MKSKIVHITLGFVLSLSIISYSYAASNKPVELAADTIEYDSVKGVMTAQGNVRMVQENAVMTGTNAEYNSKTKEAHVYGGVQVVQEDATLLAEEVRSYDNNHIIASGSPILTKGSSQLEGPQIDYYSDKQYAIVNGWARLQTEDSILTANQIESFFSEDRAVAQGNVHIVSDVRKLDAVSDHAVYYGSKEQQGKTVLTGNARAVQEGNVLTGNTLTLYMDNKVIDVQGRSKLVITPQ from the coding sequence ATGAAGTCTAAAATAGTGCATATAACTCTTGGTTTTGTACTCTCCCTTAGCATAATTTCCTACAGTTATGCGGCTTCTAACAAACCCGTAGAGTTGGCTGCTGATACCATCGAATATGATTCAGTAAAAGGTGTTATGACAGCCCAAGGCAATGTCCGCATGGTGCAGGAAAATGCTGTCATGACGGGTACTAATGCAGAATATAACAGCAAAACCAAAGAAGCTCATGTATATGGCGGCGTCCAGGTTGTGCAAGAAGATGCCACTTTGTTAGCCGAAGAAGTGAGATCCTATGATAATAATCACATCATTGCCAGCGGTAGCCCAATATTAACGAAAGGGAGCAGTCAATTGGAGGGGCCTCAAATTGATTATTACTCAGATAAGCAGTATGCTATTGTTAATGGCTGGGCACGTTTGCAAACAGAAGACAGCATCCTGACAGCCAACCAAATCGAATCCTTCTTTAGTGAAGATCGTGCCGTGGCTCAGGGAAACGTACACATTGTCAGTGACGTACGTAAGTTAGATGCTGTATCGGATCATGCCGTATATTATGGCAGTAAAGAGCAGCAGGGCAAAACGGTCTTAACAGGTAATGCCAGAGCAGTACAAGAGGGTAATGTACTGACTGGAAACACCTTAACCCTATACATGGACAATAAAGTCATAGACGTCCAAGGCCGCAGCAAGCTAGTCATAACTCCTCAGTAA